One part of the Gossypium raimondii isolate GPD5lz chromosome 1, ASM2569854v1, whole genome shotgun sequence genome encodes these proteins:
- the LOC105775837 gene encoding ATP synthase subunit delta, chloroplastic: MASLQQASISLQPKLLSSSQHPRSLPSLNLSFSATFPSLKLSTTRPLHGGAKMSASAASSYATALADVAKSNNTLDATSSDVEKVEKIFSDPQVLQFFTNPTIDVLKKRQVLDEIVSSSELQPHTANFLNILVDAKRIDLIKEIVKEFELVYNELTDTELAVVSSVVKLESQHLAQIAKQVQKLTGAKNVRIKTMIDPSLVAGFTIRYGSSGSKLIDMSVKKQLEEIAAQLDLGDIQLAV; encoded by the coding sequence ATGGCTTCCCTTCAACAAGCTTCAATCTCTCTTCAACCCAAGCTTCTTTCATCTTCTCAACACCCCAGATCCCTTCCCTCTCTCAACCTCTCTTTTTCAGCCACTTTCCCTTCCCTCAAACTCTCCACCACTCGCCCTCTTCATGGCGGTGCCAAAATGTCAGCCTCCGCCGCTTCCAGCTACGCCACCGCTTTAGCCGATGTAGCCAAGTCCAACAACACCCTTGATGCCACCAGCTCCGACGTTGAAAAGGTCGAGAAAATCTTCTCCGACCCACAAGTCCTCCAGTTCTTCACCAACCCCACCATTGATGTCCTCAAAAAACGTCAGGTTTTGGATGAGATTGTTAGCTCCTCCGAGCTTCAGCCGCACACGGCGAATTTTTTGAACATCCTGGTTGATGCCAAGAGGATTGATCTTATCAAAGAAATCGTGAAAGAGTTCGAGTTGGTTTACAATGAGCTGACGGACACAGAGCTGGCGGTGGTGAGTTCAGTGGTGAAATTGGAGTCTCAACATTTGGCACAGATTGCTAAACAGGTACAGAAGCTGACTGGTGCTAAGAATGTTAGGATTAAAACTATGATTGACCCAAGTTTGGTAGCTGGGTTTACTATCAGGTATGGGAGTTCAGGGTCTAAATTGATTGATATGAGTGTTAAGAAGCAATTGGAAGAGATTGCTGCTCAGCTTGATTTGGGTGATATTCAACTTGCTGTATGA
- the LOC105775848 gene encoding CASP-like protein F16, protein MEKSEKGNGAAPATRSPMALMGSSRNENQEVNTSMRTAETMLRLVPMALGVAALVVMLKNSQSNDFGSVSYSDLGAFRYLVHANGICAGYSLLSAIIAAVPRPSTMPRAWTFFLLDQILTYIILGAAAVSTEVLYLANKGDSAITWSAACGTFAGFCHKATIAVVITFVAVICYAVLSLVSSYRLFTKFDAPVNYPSKTIEATVFHG, encoded by the exons ATGGAGAAAAGTGAAAAGGGTAATGGTGCTGCTCCTGCTACAAGGTCTCCAATGGCTTTAATGGGGTCATCTAGAAATGAAAACCAAGAAGTGAATACCAGCATGAGAACTGCCGAGACCATGCTGCGGTTGGTGCCTATGGCTTTAGGGGTTGCTGCACTTGTTGTCATGCTCAAAAACTCACAGTCCAATGACTTTGGCTCCGTTTCATACTCAGATCTTGGTGCTTTCAGGTACTTGGTGCATGCTAATGGTATTTGTGCAGGCTATTCCCTTCTTTCAGCTATTATAGCAGCTGTGCCTCGTCCTTCTACTATGCCTAGAGCTTGGACTTTCTTCCTCCTCGATCAG ATTCTAACATACATAATCTTGGGAGCTGCTGCTGTTTCAACCGAGGTGCTTTACTTAGCAAACAAAGGAGACTCAGCCATCACTTGGAGTGCAGCTTGTGGAACATTTGCTGGTTTCTGTCATAAAGCCACAATAGCCGTGGTCATCACGTTTGTTGCAGTCATTTGTTACGCGGTGCTATCACTGGTCTCTTCTTATAGACTTTTCACCAAGTTTGATGCCCCAGTGAACTACCCCAGTAAGACCATTGAAGCTACTGTTTTCCATGGTTGA